From Phenylobacterium montanum, the proteins below share one genomic window:
- the rplU gene encoding 50S ribosomal protein L21 yields the protein MYAVIKTGGKQYRVKAGDLLVVEKLEGEPGAKVAFNEVLMLGEGADVVVGAPTVDGAVVEGALIETRKGDKIKVFKKIRRQGYRRTQGHRQLETVVRITGLKADGKSETWDGAIDLTTRAELNARARGLKLAVAAAPAVEAPVEAAPAVEAEAPAKPKRAAKPKAPKAEAPAADAGDEA from the coding sequence ATGTACGCGGTCATCAAAACCGGCGGCAAACAATATCGAGTGAAGGCCGGCGACCTGCTGGTCGTCGAAAAGCTCGAGGGCGAGCCGGGCGCCAAGGTGGCGTTCAACGAAGTCCTGATGCTGGGCGAAGGCGCGGACGTCGTGGTCGGCGCCCCGACCGTGGACGGCGCCGTCGTCGAAGGCGCCCTGATCGAGACCCGCAAGGGCGACAAGATCAAGGTGTTCAAGAAGATCCGCCGCCAGGGCTATCGTCGCACCCAAGGCCATCGCCAGCTGGAGACCGTGGTCCGCATCACCGGCCTGAAGGCCGACGGCAAGAGCGAGACCTGGGACGGCGCCATCGACCTGACCACCCGCGCCGAGCTGAACGCCCGCGCCCGCGGCCTGAAGCTGGCCGTCGCGGCCGCCCCGGCCGTGGAAGCCCCGGTGGAAGCGGCCCCGGCCGTCGAAGCTGAAGCCCCGGCCAAGCCGAAGCGCGCCGCCAAGCCCAAGGCCCCCAAGGCCGAGGCTCCCGCCGCCGACGCCGGCGACGAAGCGTAA
- a CDS encoding CobW family GTP-binding protein, with protein MTQTAPLKTPVTVLTGYLGAGKTTLLNRILSEDHGKRYAVIVNEFGEIGIDNDLVVGADEEVFEMNNGCVCCTVRGDLIRVVQGLAKRKGGFDAIVVETTGLADPGPVAQTFFVDDDVKAKTQLDSVTTVVDAKHILLRLSDSKEAREQIAFADQIVLNKTDLVSEDDLKMIEARLRRINPLAPIHRAQRSNVPLEAILGRGGFDLERILDIEPEFLNPAHGEEGHVHDEHCDHHDHDHHHHGHDHDHARHDDDIKGVSLRLDKPVDANKVTRWLNELLAAQGPDILRAKGILDVKGEDRRLVFQAVHMILEGDMQGPWRSEADRYSRMVFIGRNLDEAALKAGFEACAA; from the coding sequence ATGACTCAAACCGCCCCGCTCAAGACTCCCGTGACCGTGCTGACCGGCTATCTCGGCGCCGGCAAGACCACGCTTTTGAACCGCATCCTCTCCGAGGACCACGGCAAGCGCTACGCCGTGATCGTCAACGAGTTCGGCGAGATCGGCATCGACAACGACCTGGTGGTCGGCGCCGACGAGGAAGTGTTCGAGATGAACAACGGCTGCGTCTGCTGCACGGTGCGGGGGGACCTGATCCGCGTGGTGCAGGGCCTGGCCAAGCGTAAGGGCGGGTTCGACGCCATCGTGGTCGAGACCACCGGTCTGGCCGACCCCGGCCCGGTGGCCCAGACCTTCTTCGTCGACGACGACGTCAAGGCCAAGACCCAGCTGGACAGCGTCACCACCGTGGTCGACGCCAAGCACATCCTCTTGCGGCTGTCGGACTCGAAGGAGGCGCGCGAGCAGATCGCCTTCGCCGACCAGATCGTGCTGAACAAGACCGACCTGGTCTCGGAAGACGACCTGAAGATGATCGAGGCGCGGCTGCGCCGGATCAACCCGCTGGCGCCGATCCACCGCGCCCAGCGCTCCAACGTGCCGCTGGAGGCGATCCTGGGCCGCGGCGGCTTCGACCTGGAGCGGATCCTGGACATCGAGCCGGAGTTCCTCAATCCGGCGCATGGCGAGGAAGGGCATGTGCATGACGAGCACTGTGACCACCATGACCACGATCATCACCACCACGGCCATGATCACGACCACGCGCGCCACGACGACGACATCAAGGGCGTGTCTCTGCGGCTCGACAAGCCGGTGGACGCCAACAAGGTCACCCGCTGGCTGAACGAGCTCCTGGCCGCCCAGGGGCCGGACATCCTGCGCGCTAAGGGCATCCTCGACGTCAAGGGCGAGGACCGGCGGCTGGTGTTCCAGGCCGTGCACATGATCCTGGAGGGCGACATGCAGGGCCCCTGGCGCAGCGAGGCCGACCGCTACAGCCGCATGGTGTTCATCGGCCGGAACCTGGACGAAGCGGCGCTGAAGGCGGGGTTCGAGGCCTGCGCGGCTTAA
- a CDS encoding ExbD/TolR family protein, whose amino-acid sequence MAAKLGGKTGGKYGLGQNSDINVTPFVDVMLVLLIIFMVSIPAATLAVKIDLPPATPDQAHEIKKPVYISIQSDSQIDIVDTPTSLDNLVTDLSGAEIRNGSANPKNDPVLIRANKDVHYEAFMSVINKLQSEGYYKVSLITENL is encoded by the coding sequence ATGGCTGCGAAGCTGGGTGGAAAGACGGGCGGGAAGTACGGCCTCGGCCAGAATTCCGATATCAACGTGACGCCGTTCGTCGACGTGATGCTGGTGCTGCTGATCATCTTCATGGTGTCGATCCCGGCGGCCACCCTGGCGGTGAAGATCGACCTGCCGCCGGCGACTCCGGATCAGGCCCACGAGATAAAGAAGCCCGTCTACATCTCGATCCAGAGCGACAGCCAGATCGACATCGTCGACACTCCGACCAGCCTCGACAATCTGGTCACCGACCTTTCGGGCGCCGAGATCCGCAACGGCTCCGCCAACCCGAAGAACGACCCCGTGCTGATCCGCGCCAACAAGGACGTGCACTACGAAGCCTTCATGTCGGTGATCAACAAGCTGCAGTCGGAAGGCTACTACAAGGTCTCGCTGATCACCGAGAACCTGTAA
- a CDS encoding WD40 repeat domain-containing protein has translation MKQAFDAYVTAALFDKTGQALFALGDGTVRTDAGATLAAHDGAVLCACAHPSGEGVVTGGDDGRLAWSRAGGVAELAALTGKWIDAVAASPASGLIAFAAGREAHIRDAADAAFARIFAHDKSVADLAFDPKGRRLAAATYGGAVLWYARIAEQNPVKLNWAGSHIAVAFSPDGRFLMSSMQENQLHGWRLNDAKDLRMGGYPAKVKSLVFMAKGMLMATSGAPGVVVWPFGGANGPMGKEAAEIGFDESTLVARVAGTPDGTILAAGLDDGRVWACDLTSRRIEQIKAEKGSAITALAVTRDGGRLAWGDEDGQVGVSELEGL, from the coding sequence ATGAAGCAAGCATTCGACGCCTATGTGACGGCCGCCCTATTCGACAAGACCGGCCAGGCCCTGTTCGCCCTGGGCGACGGCACGGTCCGCACCGACGCCGGCGCGACCCTGGCCGCCCATGACGGGGCGGTGCTGTGCGCCTGCGCCCATCCCTCAGGCGAGGGGGTGGTGACCGGCGGGGACGACGGGCGGCTGGCCTGGAGCAGGGCCGGGGGCGTCGCCGAACTCGCGGCGCTGACGGGCAAGTGGATCGACGCGGTGGCCGCCAGCCCGGCCTCGGGCCTGATCGCCTTCGCCGCCGGGCGCGAGGCGCATATTCGTGACGCGGCTGACGCCGCGTTCGCCCGCATATTCGCCCACGACAAGAGCGTCGCCGACCTGGCCTTCGACCCCAAGGGCCGGCGGCTGGCGGCGGCGACCTACGGCGGAGCGGTGCTGTGGTACGCCCGCATCGCCGAGCAGAACCCGGTCAAGCTGAACTGGGCCGGCAGCCACATCGCCGTGGCCTTCAGTCCGGACGGGCGCTTTCTGATGTCGTCGATGCAGGAGAACCAGTTGCACGGCTGGCGGCTGAACGACGCCAAGGACCTGCGCATGGGCGGCTATCCGGCCAAGGTGAAGAGCCTGGTGTTCATGGCCAAGGGCATGCTGATGGCCACCAGCGGCGCCCCCGGGGTGGTGGTCTGGCCGTTCGGCGGCGCCAATGGCCCGATGGGCAAGGAAGCCGCCGAGATCGGCTTCGACGAATCGACCCTGGTGGCGCGGGTGGCCGGCACGCCGGACGGGACCATCCTGGCGGCGGGGCTGGACGACGGCCGGGTCTGGGCCTGCGACCTCACGTCGCGCCGGATCGAGCAGATCAAGGCCGAGAAGGGCTCGGCGATCACCGCGCTGGCTGTGACCAGGGACGGCGGGCGCCTGGCCTGGGGGGATGAGGACGGGCAGGTTGGGGTGAGCGAGCTGGAGGGGCTTTAG
- a CDS encoding nitroreductase, which produces MTVTEAVQRRISVRAFKPDPVPGALVREILEIAARAPSGGNLQPWRVYALAGQPLAELKAKAAASMAGGGEPTEYDVYPPNLWDPFRTRRFVCGEDLYASIGIAREDKAGRLRQLAKNIEFFGAPVGLFFCLDRKLGPPQWADLGMYMQTVMLLAEERGLSTCAQEFWARVPQTVAAFVDLPEDHMLFSGMAMGFRDEDAPINTLRTRRDPFEVWGELRGFE; this is translated from the coding sequence ATGACCGTCACCGAAGCCGTGCAGCGCCGCATCTCCGTCCGCGCCTTCAAGCCCGACCCGGTGCCGGGCGCTCTGGTGCGCGAGATCCTGGAGATCGCCGCCCGCGCTCCCTCCGGCGGCAACCTGCAGCCCTGGCGGGTCTATGCCCTGGCCGGCCAGCCCCTGGCCGAGCTGAAGGCCAAGGCCGCGGCCTCCATGGCGGGCGGCGGCGAGCCCACCGAATACGACGTCTATCCGCCCAACCTCTGGGACCCCTTCCGCACCCGCCGCTTCGTCTGCGGCGAGGACCTCTACGCCAGCATCGGCATCGCCCGCGAGGACAAGGCCGGGCGCCTGCGCCAATTGGCCAAGAACATCGAGTTCTTCGGCGCGCCGGTGGGCCTGTTCTTCTGCCTCGACCGCAAGCTCGGCCCGCCGCAGTGGGCCGACCTCGGCATGTACATGCAGACGGTGATGCTGCTGGCCGAGGAGCGCGGCCTTTCCACCTGCGCCCAGGAGTTCTGGGCCCGCGTGCCGCAGACCGTGGCGGCCTTCGTCGATCTGCCGGAGGACCACATGCTGTTCAGTGGCATGGCCATGGGCTTCCGCGACGAGGATGCGCCGATCAATACCCTGCGCACCCGGCGCGATCCGTTCGAGGTCTGGGGGGAGCTGAGGGGGTTCGAGTAG
- the mtgA gene encoding monofunctional biosynthetic peptidoglycan transglycosylase, with protein MKKARGGCLGRLVGLVLILFIALPIGSVVLYRFVPPPITILMVQRLIEGHGMDYRWKPLDKISPALAQAAVASEDARFCEHHGFDVQAMEKAMQHNEKRPKKIRGGSTISQQTAKNVFLWPGRDYVRKGLEAGYTVLIETVWGKRRIMEVYLNVIEFGPGIYGAEAASQRFFHEPASALTPAQAAQLIVVLPRPLKWNAEAPGRYVAKRSRVIGGRIGTVREDDLAGCVLD; from the coding sequence GTGAAGAAGGCGCGGGGCGGCTGTCTGGGCCGGCTGGTCGGTCTGGTGCTGATCCTTTTCATCGCGCTCCCGATCGGGAGCGTGGTGCTCTATCGCTTCGTCCCGCCGCCGATCACCATCCTGATGGTCCAGCGCCTCATCGAAGGCCACGGCATGGACTACCGCTGGAAGCCGCTCGACAAGATCTCGCCGGCCCTGGCCCAGGCGGCGGTGGCGTCCGAGGACGCGCGGTTCTGCGAGCACCACGGCTTCGACGTCCAGGCCATGGAAAAGGCCATGCAGCACAATGAAAAGCGGCCCAAGAAGATCCGCGGCGGCTCGACCATCAGCCAGCAGACGGCCAAGAACGTGTTCCTGTGGCCGGGCCGCGACTATGTGCGCAAGGGGTTAGAGGCCGGCTACACGGTGCTGATCGAGACCGTGTGGGGCAAGCGGCGGATCATGGAGGTCTATCTCAACGTGATCGAGTTCGGCCCCGGGATCTATGGCGCCGAGGCGGCCAGCCAGCGGTTCTTCCACGAGCCCGCCTCGGCCCTGACCCCCGCCCAGGCGGCGCAGCTGATCGTGGTGCTGCCCAGGCCCCTGAAATGGAACGCCGAGGCGCCGGGGCGCTATGTGGCCAAGCGCTCGCGGGTGATCGGCGGGCGCATCGGCACGGTGCGCGAGGATGATCTGGCGGGGTGCGTGCTGGATTAG
- a CDS encoding aspartate-semialdehyde dehydrogenase produces MGYRVAVVGATGNVGREMLAILEDVNFPVDEIYAVASRNSIGVEVNYADKRIYCQAIDDFDFSKVDVVLMSVSGAFSKEWSPKIGKQGPIVIDNSSAWRMDPDVPLIVPEVNPDDASLARRKNIIANPNCSTAQLVVALKPLHDAAKIKRVVVSTYQSVSGAGKAGVDELWDQTKAVFTLGPTEPKKFPKQIAFNVIPFIGSFNDDGYTDEEAKMWNETHKMIDPAIKLTVTCVRVPVFVGHSESVNIEFETPLDEDEAREILRDAPGVLVVDKRDDKGYITPKEAQGEFAVYVSRIRNDHSAPNCLNMWVVSDNLRKGAALNAVQIAQLLHERGMLERAHA; encoded by the coding sequence ATGGGTTACCGGGTGGCCGTTGTCGGCGCCACGGGCAATGTGGGCCGCGAAATGTTGGCGATCCTCGAGGATGTGAACTTCCCCGTGGACGAAATTTACGCCGTGGCCTCGCGCAACTCCATCGGCGTCGAAGTCAACTACGCGGACAAACGCATTTATTGCCAGGCGATCGACGACTTCGACTTCTCCAAGGTCGACGTGGTGCTGATGTCGGTGTCGGGCGCGTTCTCCAAGGAATGGTCGCCCAAGATCGGCAAGCAGGGCCCGATCGTGATCGACAATTCGTCGGCCTGGCGCATGGACCCCGACGTGCCGCTGATCGTGCCGGAGGTGAACCCGGACGACGCGTCTCTGGCGCGGCGCAAGAACATCATCGCCAACCCGAACTGCTCGACCGCCCAGCTGGTGGTGGCTTTGAAGCCGCTGCACGACGCGGCCAAGATCAAGCGGGTGGTGGTCTCGACCTATCAGTCGGTGTCCGGCGCGGGCAAGGCCGGCGTCGACGAGCTGTGGGACCAGACCAAGGCCGTCTTCACCCTCGGCCCGACGGAGCCGAAGAAGTTCCCCAAGCAGATCGCCTTTAACGTCATCCCCTTCATCGGGTCGTTCAACGACGACGGCTATACCGACGAAGAGGCCAAGATGTGGAACGAGACGCACAAGATGATCGATCCGGCGATCAAGCTGACGGTCACCTGCGTGCGCGTGCCGGTGTTCGTCGGCCATTCGGAATCGGTGAACATCGAGTTCGAGACCCCGCTGGACGAGGACGAGGCCCGCGAGATCCTGCGCGACGCCCCCGGCGTGCTGGTGGTCGATAAGCGGGACGACAAGGGCTACATCACGCCCAAGGAGGCCCAGGGCGAATTCGCAGTCTATGTCTCGCGCATCCGCAACGACCACTCGGCCCCCAACTGCCTGAACATGTGGGTGGTGTCGGACAACCTGCGCAAGGGCGCGGCCCTGAACGCCGTGCAGATCGCCCAGCTGTTGCACGAACGCGGCATGCTGGAAAGGGCCCACGCCTGA
- the rarD gene encoding EamA family transporter RarD, with protein sequence MSQPSAPAPARGALIAGIACYTLWGVLPLYLRAVAQAGASPLEIIAHRAAWSAPWAGALVLLAGQRRQVAQVFATPRTLGLLTLSALLIAGNWGLFVWAVANGHIMESSLGYYINPLLNMAMGAVLFRERLDLFGKTAIGLAAAGVLVQGVALGHPPMISLALAFSFGFYGLIRKQVAAEAQTGLFVECLVLLVPAVGYIAWLQTHGAGHFFASPGMTALLAFAGPATVVPLALFAWAARRLPLSTVGFLQFIGPTMQFIIGAEGGERLTPVMVASFSLIWLGVLVFVTGAWRASRRVEWREA encoded by the coding sequence ATGAGCCAGCCCTCCGCGCCGGCTCCGGCGCGGGGGGCGCTGATCGCCGGGATCGCCTGCTACACCCTCTGGGGCGTCCTGCCGCTCTATCTGCGCGCCGTGGCCCAGGCCGGCGCCAGCCCGCTGGAGATCATCGCCCATAGAGCCGCCTGGTCGGCGCCCTGGGCCGGGGCGCTGGTGCTGCTGGCCGGCCAGCGCCGCCAGGTGGCGCAGGTGTTCGCCACGCCGCGCACCCTGGGCCTTCTGACCCTTTCGGCGCTGCTGATCGCCGGCAACTGGGGGCTGTTCGTGTGGGCGGTGGCCAATGGCCACATCATGGAATCCAGCCTCGGCTACTACATCAACCCGCTGCTCAACATGGCCATGGGCGCGGTGCTGTTCCGCGAGCGGCTCGACCTGTTCGGCAAGACCGCCATCGGCCTCGCCGCCGCCGGGGTGCTGGTCCAGGGCGTCGCCCTCGGCCATCCGCCGATGATCTCCCTGGCCCTGGCCTTCAGTTTCGGCTTCTACGGCCTGATCCGCAAACAGGTCGCCGCCGAGGCCCAGACCGGCCTGTTCGTCGAGTGCCTGGTGCTGCTGGTCCCGGCCGTGGGCTATATCGCCTGGCTGCAGACCCATGGCGCCGGCCACTTCTTCGCGTCCCCCGGCATGACCGCACTTCTGGCCTTCGCCGGCCCGGCGACTGTCGTGCCCCTGGCCCTGTTCGCCTGGGCGGCGCGGCGGTTGCCGCTTTCGACCGTAGGCTTTTTGCAGTTCATCGGCCCGACCATGCAGTTCATCATCGGGGCCGAGGGCGGCGAGCGCCTGACGCCGGTCATGGTCGCCTCGTTCAGCCTGATCTGGCTGGGGGTCCTGGTGTTCGTCACCGGCGCCTGGCGCGCCAGCCGGCGGGTGGAGTGGCGGGAGGCCTAG